From a region of the Paraburkholderia caribensis genome:
- a CDS encoding electron transfer flavoprotein subunit alpha/FixB family protein — MRSLVLVDIDNGVVSDASLRVIGAALQIGKPVDLLAFDTDAAQAAAQIAGVEQVLLAAFDTAPTAESLAAVLQGVSVSANYTLIAAAHRALARGAFPRAAARAGSAFLADVTGVSRDGHFVRGLYAGSVVANVASEGALTFATFRASSFAPVARNGGHAAVVTLEAPKVFGNTTLIERHATQQAGQDLSSARIVVAGGRGLASKENMARLGELADNMGAALGASRAAVDAGYAPNAAQVGQTGKTVAPDVYLAFGISGAIQHLAGMKDSKLIVAVNKDPDAPIFSIADVGLVGDLFETVSGLEARVAARSA; from the coding sequence ATGAGATCGCTCGTTCTGGTGGATATCGACAACGGCGTCGTCAGCGACGCGAGCCTGCGCGTGATCGGCGCAGCGCTGCAGATCGGCAAGCCTGTCGATCTGCTCGCCTTCGACACCGACGCTGCACAAGCAGCCGCGCAAATTGCGGGCGTGGAACAGGTGCTGCTGGCGGCGTTCGATACCGCGCCGACGGCTGAGTCACTCGCTGCCGTACTGCAAGGTGTTTCCGTTTCGGCAAACTATACGTTGATCGCTGCCGCGCATCGCGCGCTGGCTCGTGGCGCGTTTCCGCGCGCAGCGGCGCGTGCGGGTAGCGCGTTTCTCGCGGATGTCACGGGTGTATCCCGCGATGGCCACTTCGTGCGCGGTCTGTATGCGGGCAGCGTCGTGGCGAACGTCGCAAGCGAAGGTGCGCTGACGTTCGCGACGTTTCGCGCGTCGTCGTTTGCGCCGGTTGCACGCAACGGCGGACACGCCGCCGTCGTGACGCTCGAAGCACCGAAAGTCTTCGGCAACACGACGCTGATCGAGCGTCATGCGACGCAGCAGGCGGGACAGGATCTGTCGAGCGCACGTATCGTTGTGGCAGGCGGTCGCGGTCTCGCATCGAAAGAGAACATGGCGCGGCTGGGCGAACTGGCGGACAACATGGGCGCTGCGCTCGGCGCGTCGCGCGCCGCTGTCGATGCCGGCTATGCGCCCAACGCCGCGCAGGTCGGGCAGACGGGCAAGACGGTGGCGCCCGACGTCTATCTGGCCTTCGGCATCTCCGGCGCAATCCAGCATCTGGCGGGCATGAAGGATTCGAAGCTGATCGTCGCGGTCAACAAGGACCCGGATGCGCCGATCTTTTCGATCGCGGATGTCGGTCTCGTCGGCGATCTGTTCGAGACGGTCAGCGGACTCGAAGCCCGCGTCGCAGCGAGGAGCGCATGA
- a CDS encoding tautomerase family protein — protein sequence MPYLQLDVTDHYSVEDKRRLALKMSETYARMMSVDIRRISVAIRELGDGGVWRIPEAGEEPTPVAVMMLDIRRGRAPELRMDVAKALCAHCIEILGLREDRLNVEFTQHSGDEMYHPALGGYSPEWTPGEQ from the coding sequence ATGCCTTACCTGCAACTCGACGTAACCGACCACTATTCAGTGGAGGACAAGCGGCGCCTGGCGCTGAAGATGAGCGAGACCTACGCGCGGATGATGTCGGTCGACATCAGGCGAATCAGCGTCGCGATTCGAGAGCTGGGCGATGGGGGTGTCTGGCGGATTCCCGAGGCCGGTGAAGAGCCCACCCCGGTCGCGGTCATGATGCTGGACATCCGAAGAGGCAGAGCGCCCGAACTGCGTATGGATGTGGCCAAAGCGCTGTGCGCGCACTGCATCGAAATTCTCGGCCTGCGTGAAGACCGGCTCAACGTCGAATTCACCCAGCATTCCGGGGATGAGATGTATCATCCGGCGCTGGGCGGCTATAGCCCGGAGTGGACGCCG
- a CDS encoding LysR family transcriptional regulator has product MRRTQTPIDLRALQAFVAVCETGSMTAAAKQLGVSQSAISQAVSALEREQGMTLFDRDSRPPRPNIAGRALLELAGPLLEHAQMVTTRIGDASNAGKLPVRLGCVDSFAATVGPELIRAVSNSTRQISLWSGLTPGLSKQLHDRELDIAVCTQTTLNDARIVEVPLFSEAFVAVVARSHIAGRAQMDWRTLAAELPLIRYTARSVIGQQVERFARHLGIDSPRRYEFDATDPLLSLVAARLGFAISTPLCLWQARHYLDEIAVLPLPSGRLGRRDFFVLHRQGEWDDFAGEIVTLTRAVIDRSIQPALARALPQLPDDALR; this is encoded by the coding sequence ATGAGACGAACCCAAACGCCAATCGATCTGCGCGCGCTGCAGGCTTTCGTCGCCGTGTGCGAGACGGGATCGATGACGGCCGCGGCGAAGCAGTTGGGCGTGAGCCAGAGCGCGATCAGCCAGGCCGTGTCGGCGCTGGAACGCGAGCAGGGCATGACGCTGTTCGACCGCGACAGCCGTCCGCCGCGCCCGAATATCGCGGGCCGCGCGCTGCTCGAACTGGCGGGGCCGCTGCTCGAGCATGCGCAGATGGTGACCACGCGTATCGGCGATGCGTCCAATGCGGGGAAACTGCCCGTGCGGCTTGGCTGCGTCGATTCGTTCGCGGCGACGGTCGGTCCGGAACTGATTCGTGCGGTGTCCAATTCGACGCGGCAGATTTCGTTGTGGTCGGGACTCACGCCGGGTCTGTCGAAGCAGTTGCACGACCGCGAACTCGATATCGCCGTGTGCACGCAGACGACGCTCAACGATGCGCGCATCGTCGAAGTGCCGCTGTTTTCCGAGGCGTTCGTCGCGGTGGTGGCGCGCAGTCATATCGCGGGCCGCGCGCAGATGGACTGGCGCACGCTGGCCGCCGAACTGCCGTTGATCCGTTACACGGCGCGCTCGGTGATTGGCCAGCAGGTGGAGCGCTTTGCGCGGCATCTGGGTATCGACAGTCCGCGCCGTTATGAATTCGATGCCACCGATCCGCTGCTGAGCCTCGTGGCGGCGCGCCTTGGCTTCGCGATCTCGACGCCGCTGTGCCTGTGGCAGGCCCGTCATTATCTCGACGAGATAGCCGTGTTGCCACTGCCGTCGGGGCGTCTCGGGCGACGCGATTTTTTTGTGCTGCACCGGCAAGGCGAGTGGGATGACTTCGCTGG
- a CDS encoding NAD(P)/FAD-dependent oxidoreductase — MSHYDFVVIGAGVIGASVAHHLAALGAKSVLVLERGTIGAGTTSQSSGLLRTHYSVRQNVELARSSWWAFNNFAEYVGDDEASCGLVKCGYMICAPEGDKLDPLRASLDAQRDMGIEVQLLDRDEARERLPIASFDDAALIGYEPEAGFADAYLVATSFARSARRRGVKIIEGATVTGVIREGRRVVGVETSAGNFSCDTLISTQNIWTPELAGWIGVPLPVKPERHTVLALECDEGAYTFKMPAFKDLGSPGMLYFRSYGGTQMLVSEGVVGETLNAPETEQGDISLDYVAEVGAQVAGRFPAYETAGLASSWTGVYDVTPDWNPVLGNVGDVEGLVVGFGFSGHGFKLSPGIGKLLAQHALGQPTDVSLAPYALDRFSTGALLVGKYGSGAVS, encoded by the coding sequence ATGAGCCACTATGACTTTGTCGTGATCGGCGCCGGCGTGATCGGCGCGTCGGTTGCCCACCATCTCGCCGCCCTTGGCGCGAAAAGCGTGCTCGTGCTCGAGCGCGGGACGATCGGCGCGGGCACGACGTCGCAGTCGTCGGGCTTGCTGCGCACGCACTATTCCGTGCGCCAGAACGTCGAGCTGGCGCGTTCGTCGTGGTGGGCGTTCAACAATTTCGCCGAATACGTCGGCGACGACGAAGCGTCGTGCGGACTCGTCAAATGCGGCTACATGATCTGCGCGCCCGAAGGCGACAAACTCGATCCGCTGCGCGCATCGCTCGATGCACAGCGCGATATGGGTATCGAAGTGCAACTGCTCGACCGCGATGAAGCGCGCGAGCGGCTGCCGATTGCCAGCTTCGACGATGCCGCCCTGATCGGCTACGAGCCCGAAGCCGGTTTCGCCGATGCGTATCTGGTCGCGACCAGCTTCGCCAGATCGGCGCGCCGCCGCGGCGTGAAGATTATCGAAGGCGCGACAGTGACGGGCGTGATCCGCGAAGGACGCCGCGTGGTCGGCGTCGAAACCAGCGCGGGAAACTTCAGTTGCGACACGCTGATCAGCACACAGAACATCTGGACGCCCGAACTGGCCGGCTGGATCGGCGTGCCGCTGCCCGTCAAACCGGAGCGCCATACCGTCCTCGCGCTCGAATGCGACGAAGGTGCGTACACGTTCAAGATGCCCGCGTTCAAGGATCTCGGCTCGCCGGGCATGCTGTATTTCCGCAGCTATGGCGGCACTCAGATGCTCGTCTCCGAAGGCGTGGTCGGCGAGACGCTCAATGCGCCCGAGACCGAACAGGGCGACATCTCGCTCGATTACGTCGCGGAAGTCGGCGCGCAGGTTGCCGGGCGTTTTCCCGCGTATGAAACGGCAGGACTCGCATCGTCGTGGACAGGTGTGTACGACGTCACGCCGGACTGGAATCCGGTGCTCGGGAACGTCGGCGATGTCGAAGGGCTGGTGGTCGGCTTTGGCTTCTCGGGCCATGGCTTCAAGCTCTCGCCCGGTATCGGCAAGCTGCTTGCCCAGCACGCGCTCGGCCAGCCAACGGATGTCTCGCTCGCGCCTTACGCGCTCGACCGCTTCTCGACGGGTGCGCTGCTCGTCGGCAAGTATGGTTCGGGCGCCGTGTCCTGA
- a CDS encoding electron transfer flavoprotein subunit beta/FixA family protein, whose product MKILVPVKRVVDPNVRVRVSAAGSIDTNGLKMSLNPFDECAVEKALQLKEAGHATHVTVLTCGQSNCQDVLRTALAIGADDAVLIDTGGATATLDSLAVARLLHAYLSAHEGYGLVLCGKQAIDDDTGGVAAMLAGLLDWPQALDASAIDADANGWRVTCGDDAGTATWRLEGAAVVSADLRLAEPRRVTLPSIVKAKQKPLKTIDAGIFNVDLAPRTRLVGLSDPPARQAGIKVADTAALIEAIAAQRVFEQTGVAA is encoded by the coding sequence ATCAAGATTCTGGTTCCCGTCAAACGCGTCGTCGATCCGAATGTGCGCGTGCGCGTCAGCGCAGCCGGTTCGATCGATACCAACGGCCTGAAGATGTCGCTCAATCCGTTCGACGAATGCGCCGTTGAAAAAGCGCTGCAACTCAAGGAAGCGGGTCACGCCACCCATGTGACCGTCCTCACCTGCGGACAGTCGAACTGTCAGGACGTGCTGCGCACCGCGCTCGCCATCGGCGCCGACGATGCCGTACTGATCGATACGGGCGGAGCCACCGCGACACTCGATTCGCTGGCGGTCGCACGTTTGCTGCACGCGTATCTGTCGGCGCACGAGGGATACGGTCTCGTGCTGTGCGGCAAGCAGGCCATCGACGACGACACAGGCGGCGTCGCCGCGATGCTCGCGGGCCTGCTCGACTGGCCGCAGGCGCTCGACGCGAGCGCGATCGACGCGGACGCAAATGGCTGGCGCGTGACCTGCGGCGACGACGCGGGCACGGCGACGTGGCGTCTAGAAGGCGCAGCCGTCGTCAGCGCGGACCTGCGGCTTGCCGAGCCGCGGCGTGTGACGCTGCCGAGCATCGTCAAGGCGAAACAGAAGCCACTCAAGACGATCGATGCAGGCATCTTCAACGTGGATCTCGCGCCACGAACCCGCCTCGTTGGCTTGAGCGATCCGCCCGCGCGGCAGGCGGGCATCAAGGTCGCGGATACGGCCGCCTTGATCGAGGCGATCGCCGCGCAGCGTGTGTTCGAACAAACAGGAGTGGCAGCATGA
- a CDS encoding electron transfer flavoprotein-ubiquinone oxidoreductase, with protein MTDAKWVEQYGPRESMEYEVVIVGGGPAGLAAAIRLKQRAAQSGVEIGVCVLEKGSEIGAHILSGAVMDPRALGELFPDWKDKGAPLSVEVTEDRFLFLSETGAKSVPNWALPDNFKNHGNYVISLANVTRWLGQQAEALGVEIFPGFAAAEVLYNDDGSVKGVATGNLGIGKDGEPTENFQLGMELHAKYTLFCEGARGHLGRQLSDRFKLRDGADPQVYGIGIKELWEIDPAKHKPGLVIHTAGWPLDSQTYGGSFLYHIDNNQVMVGFVVGLGYSNPYLSPFEEFQRYKTHPEIRKFLEGGKRVSYGARAITAGGLMSLPKLVFPGGALVGDDAGFLNASRIKGSHAAIKTGMLAADATFDAVQAGRHNDELAAYPESFKTSWLHTELYRARNFKQWMSKGLYLGTLMVGIEQKLMGGNVPWTLHHQHWDHQMLKPASQCKPIEYPKPDGKLTFDRLSSVFISNTNHQENQPAHLTLKDPTVPVKLNLQTYAGPEARFCPAGVYEFIKTEENEDCLQINAQNCVHCKTCDIKDPTQNIVWVTPEGGGGPNYPNM; from the coding sequence ATGACGGATGCGAAGTGGGTCGAGCAATATGGGCCGCGCGAGTCGATGGAATATGAGGTGGTGATCGTCGGCGGCGGGCCGGCTGGACTGGCTGCGGCGATCCGGCTTAAGCAGCGTGCTGCGCAGAGTGGTGTCGAGATTGGCGTGTGTGTGCTCGAAAAGGGTTCGGAGATTGGCGCGCACATTCTGTCGGGCGCGGTGATGGACCCGCGCGCGCTTGGTGAACTGTTCCCCGACTGGAAAGACAAGGGCGCACCTTTGAGCGTCGAAGTCACGGAAGACCGCTTTTTGTTTCTCTCCGAAACGGGCGCGAAATCGGTGCCGAACTGGGCGCTGCCGGATAACTTCAAGAATCACGGCAACTATGTGATCTCGCTGGCGAATGTGACGCGGTGGCTGGGCCAGCAGGCTGAAGCGCTGGGCGTCGAGATTTTTCCGGGTTTTGCGGCGGCTGAAGTGCTCTATAACGACGACGGCTCGGTCAAGGGTGTCGCGACGGGCAATCTCGGCATCGGCAAGGACGGTGAGCCGACCGAAAACTTCCAGCTCGGCATGGAGCTGCACGCGAAGTACACGCTGTTCTGCGAAGGCGCGCGCGGGCATCTCGGACGCCAGCTGTCGGACAGGTTCAAGCTGCGCGATGGCGCGGACCCGCAGGTCTACGGTATCGGCATCAAGGAACTGTGGGAAATCGATCCGGCGAAACACAAGCCGGGTCTGGTGATCCACACGGCGGGCTGGCCTTTGGACTCGCAAACGTACGGCGGCTCATTCCTGTATCACATCGACAACAACCAGGTGATGGTTGGCTTTGTGGTTGGCCTGGGCTATTCGAATCCGTATCTGTCGCCGTTTGAAGAATTCCAGCGCTACAAGACGCATCCGGAAATCCGCAAGTTCCTCGAAGGCGGCAAGCGTGTGTCGTACGGTGCACGGGCGATCACGGCAGGCGGCCTGATGTCGCTGCCGAAGCTGGTTTTCCCGGGCGGCGCACTGGTTGGCGACGATGCGGGCTTCCTGAACGCCTCGCGGATCAAGGGTTCGCATGCGGCGATCAAGACGGGCATGCTCGCCGCCGACGCCACCTTCGACGCGGTGCAGGCCGGCCGTCACAACGATGAGCTGGCCGCGTATCCCGAGTCGTTCAAGACTTCGTGGCTGCACACCGAGCTTTACCGCGCGCGCAATTTCAAGCAGTGGATGAGCAAGGGCCTGTACCTCGGCACGCTGATGGTCGGCATCGAGCAGAAGCTGATGGGCGGCAATGTGCCGTGGACGCTGCATCACCAGCACTGGGACCACCAGATGCTGAAACCCGCGTCGCAATGCAAGCCGATCGAGTATCCGAAGCCGGATGGCAAGCTGACGTTCGATCGTCTTTCTTCGGTGTTCATCTCGAACACGAACCACCAGGAGAATCAGCCGGCTCACCTGACGCTCAAGGATCCGACAGTGCCCGTGAAGCTGAACCTGCAAACGTACGCCGGTCCTGAAGCACGTTTTTGCCCGGCAGGCGTCTACGAGTTCATTAAAACCGAAGAGAACGAAGACTGCTTGCAGATCAATGCGCAGAACTGCGTCCACTGCAAAACCTGCGACATCAAGGACCCGACGCAGAACATCGTGTGGGTGACGCCTGAGGGCGGTGGCGGGCCGAACTATCCGAACATGTAG
- a CDS encoding HutD/Ves family protein produces MMIDTLSPDRVSVQRHGTTARPSHQSIHFFDCSKLAPEPWANGGGTTRTVALQSADDHAVDWRISIATLNGASRFSLFPGLDRTLLLLDEGAVDLHSQDGASVARPGQPVQFSGDLLMWASMSVQPVNVLNVMTRRGTYQAAVSVATHSLRVTPASTHIVLCVAGEWRVGSSLLNSVSLQPMTGIWFEGRREEIDLHAVGLGARLVSIAIAGVER; encoded by the coding sequence ATGATGATCGACACACTGTCGCCCGATCGCGTGTCTGTGCAGCGTCATGGAACCACGGCGCGGCCTTCGCATCAGTCGATTCACTTCTTCGATTGCTCGAAACTTGCGCCTGAGCCATGGGCGAACGGCGGCGGCACGACCCGCACCGTCGCGCTGCAATCCGCCGACGATCACGCGGTCGACTGGCGCATCAGTATCGCGACGCTCAATGGAGCGTCGAGGTTTTCGCTGTTTCCCGGACTCGATCGCACGCTCCTGTTGCTCGATGAAGGCGCGGTGGATCTGCATTCGCAGGACGGCGCGTCCGTCGCCCGGCCTGGTCAGCCGGTGCAGTTTTCCGGTGATCTGCTGATGTGGGCGAGCATGTCCGTGCAGCCCGTGAACGTGCTCAACGTGATGACACGTCGTGGCACGTATCAGGCCGCGGTAAGCGTCGCGACGCACTCGTTGCGTGTCACGCCGGCGTCGACTCATATCGTGCTGTGTGTTGCGGGCGAATGGCGCGTCGGTAGCTCGCTGCTCAACAGCGTGTCGCTGCAGCCGATGACGGGCATCTGGTTCGAAGGCAGGCGTGAAGAGATCGACCTGCACGCGGTCGGGCTGGGCGCCAGGCTGGTTTCGATCGCGATTGCGGGCGTGGAGCGTTGA